Proteins encoded by one window of Thermococcus sp. Bubb.Bath:
- a CDS encoding mechanosensitive ion channel family protein — protein MDPVNATNTTAAISAWEKPLVLSITPKGIVEAIAIIIAAYLIARFIRYYLLKLSRETNYVWIFNEDTAGTLYNMIIFVALVYSVGALGVSFKVGGVEISTLLTALLIFYFSYLLAKKSRDYMVMRTPPEKLPETQVKAKLFYYTVVTIAFFIALDIAGLSGRLSTVIAAAGITGIVLGFASQTVVANFISGVFMYFDKPLKIGDAVRIGDFEGIVTDIRILSTRIRQWDGTLVRIPNEKLFNSEIINLQKYPARRAEITVGIAYKEDAKKAIDIIMRVLDEEPAVLAEPEPRVYVSELGNSSVNMTIWAWVPSKLWVGQNLLRSKYRVLRKIKEALDREGIEIPFPQRVNWFAEPLKIKIEGEHES, from the coding sequence ATGGATCCGGTGAACGCGACGAACACGACTGCGGCGATATCGGCGTGGGAGAAACCTCTAGTACTGAGCATAACCCCGAAGGGGATAGTCGAAGCGATAGCTATAATCATCGCCGCGTATCTCATAGCCAGATTCATTCGCTATTATCTTCTCAAGCTCTCGAGGGAAACGAACTACGTCTGGATATTCAACGAGGACACCGCTGGAACGCTTTACAATATGATAATCTTCGTCGCGTTGGTTTACTCCGTCGGAGCCCTCGGTGTTTCTTTCAAGGTGGGAGGCGTTGAGATAAGCACGCTCTTAACCGCTTTACTCATCTTTTACTTCAGCTATCTCTTGGCCAAGAAGTCGAGAGACTACATGGTGATGCGAACCCCGCCGGAGAAGCTCCCGGAGACCCAGGTTAAGGCAAAGCTGTTCTATTACACTGTAGTTACGATAGCCTTCTTCATAGCCCTCGACATAGCCGGACTCAGCGGCAGGCTGTCAACGGTCATAGCCGCGGCCGGGATAACCGGTATCGTCCTCGGTTTCGCCTCCCAGACCGTCGTTGCCAACTTCATCTCGGGCGTTTTCATGTACTTCGACAAGCCCCTCAAGATAGGCGACGCGGTAAGGATAGGCGATTTTGAGGGTATAGTCACCGACATAAGAATACTCTCGACGAGGATCAGGCAGTGGGATGGCACACTCGTGAGGATACCAAACGAGAAGCTCTTCAACAGTGAAATCATCAACCTCCAGAAGTATCCTGCGAGGAGGGCTGAGATAACCGTCGGGATAGCTTATAAGGAGGACGCCAAGAAGGCAATCGACATCATCATGAGGGTCCTGGACGAGGAACCTGCAGTTCTGGCCGAACCTGAACCGAGGGTCTACGTGAGCGAACTTGGAAACAGCTCCGTGAACATGACTATATGGGCGTGGGTTCCCAGCAAGCTCTGGGTCGGCCAGAACCTCCTGCGCTCAAAGTACAGGGTTCTCCGCAAGATCAAGGAGGCCCTCGATAGGGAGGGCATAGAGATACCCTTCCCGCAGAGGGTTAACTGGTTCGCCGAGCCCCTGAAAATAAAGATCGAAGGGGAACACGAGAGTTGA
- a CDS encoding threonine--tRNA ligase, translating to MRMLLIHSDYLEYEVKDKALKNPEPISDEQKRGRLEEVLAVFISVEKVDESNPDKVVEKAVMEIKDVASQVKAERIFVYPFAHLSSELGGPDVALKILREIEEKLKEKGFEVKRAPFGYYKAFKLSCKGHPLAELSRTIVPEEAVSKEERNIALEKEEVLKSYWYILTPEGELIDAEKFDFTGHENLKKFVNYEIHKNRIADKEPPHVRIMLEQELVDYEPGSDGGNLRYYPKGRLIKGLLEQYVTEKVVDYGAMEVETPIMYDFEHPALEKYLNRFPARQYVVKSGDKKFFLRFAACFGQFLIKKDAIISYRNLPLRMYELTRYSFRREKSGELSGLRRLRAFTMPDMHTVARDLKQAMDEFKKQYKLSMEVLRGVGLTPEDYEVAIRFTEDFWNENRDFIVELARIIGKPVLVEMWKQRFFYFILKFEFNFVDNLDKAAALSTVQIDVENAERFGITYYDEEGKEQYPFILHCSPSGAIERVMYAILEKQAKLQAKGIKPSFPLWLSPIQVRVIPVSEDVLDYAFYVAGKLEGARIRADVDDTGDRLNKKIRKAEKEWIPYIIVVGKNEKEQNTVTVRRRSDGKQVETQLEDLIKEIRQQTEGFPYKGRPLPLLLSRRPKFRG from the coding sequence ATGAGAATGCTTCTGATACACTCGGACTACCTCGAATACGAGGTCAAGGACAAAGCCCTGAAGAACCCGGAGCCCATAAGCGACGAGCAGAAGAGGGGCAGGCTGGAAGAGGTTCTGGCGGTTTTCATCAGCGTCGAGAAGGTTGACGAGAGCAACCCGGATAAAGTCGTTGAGAAAGCAGTTATGGAAATCAAAGACGTTGCCTCACAGGTTAAAGCCGAAAGGATCTTCGTTTACCCCTTCGCCCACCTCAGCAGTGAGCTTGGCGGGCCCGATGTAGCCCTCAAAATCCTCAGGGAAATCGAGGAGAAGCTTAAGGAGAAGGGCTTCGAGGTCAAGCGCGCCCCCTTCGGCTACTACAAGGCCTTCAAACTCTCCTGCAAGGGACACCCGCTGGCGGAGCTCAGCAGGACGATAGTTCCGGAGGAAGCGGTCTCAAAGGAGGAGCGCAATATCGCCCTCGAAAAGGAGGAGGTGCTTAAGAGCTACTGGTACATCCTCACGCCGGAGGGTGAGCTGATTGACGCTGAGAAGTTCGACTTCACCGGCCACGAGAACCTGAAGAAGTTCGTGAACTACGAGATTCACAAGAACAGGATAGCAGACAAGGAGCCCCCGCACGTCAGGATAATGCTTGAACAGGAGCTCGTGGACTACGAACCGGGAAGCGACGGCGGAAACCTCCGCTACTACCCGAAGGGAAGGCTCATCAAGGGCCTCCTTGAGCAGTACGTAACCGAGAAGGTCGTTGACTACGGTGCCATGGAGGTCGAGACGCCCATCATGTACGACTTCGAGCACCCAGCGCTTGAGAAGTACCTGAACCGCTTCCCAGCCAGGCAGTACGTGGTAAAGAGCGGCGACAAGAAGTTCTTCCTCCGCTTCGCGGCATGCTTCGGCCAGTTCCTCATAAAGAAGGACGCCATCATAAGCTACCGCAACCTCCCGCTCAGGATGTACGAGCTCACGCGCTATTCATTCAGAAGGGAGAAGAGCGGCGAGCTTTCTGGCCTCAGGAGGCTCAGGGCCTTCACGATGCCGGACATGCACACAGTCGCCCGCGACCTCAAGCAGGCCATGGACGAGTTCAAGAAGCAGTACAAGCTCAGCATGGAGGTCCTCAGGGGAGTTGGACTAACTCCAGAAGACTACGAGGTTGCCATTCGCTTCACCGAGGACTTCTGGAACGAGAACAGGGACTTCATAGTCGAGCTGGCGAGGATTATAGGAAAGCCCGTCCTCGTCGAGATGTGGAAGCAGAGGTTCTTCTACTTCATCCTCAAGTTCGAGTTCAACTTCGTTGACAACCTCGACAAAGCTGCAGCCCTCAGCACCGTTCAGATCGACGTGGAGAACGCCGAGCGCTTCGGCATAACCTACTACGACGAGGAGGGCAAGGAACAGTACCCGTTCATACTCCACTGCTCGCCGAGCGGTGCGATAGAGCGCGTCATGTACGCGATCCTGGAGAAGCAGGCGAAGCTCCAGGCGAAGGGAATAAAACCGAGCTTCCCGCTCTGGCTCAGCCCGATACAGGTTCGCGTTATTCCGGTCAGCGAGGACGTTCTTGACTATGCCTTCTATGTCGCGGGCAAGCTCGAGGGAGCTAGGATAAGGGCGGACGTCGATGACACCGGCGACAGGCTCAACAAGAAGATAAGGAAGGCCGAGAAGGAGTGGATACCGTACATCATCGTCGTCGGAAAGAACGAGAAGGAGCAGAACACGGTAACCGTCAGGAGGAGGAGCGACGGAAAGCAGGTCGAGACCCAGCTCGAAGACCTCATTAAGGAGATAAGGCAGCAGACCGAGGGATTCCCCTACAAGGGGAGACCACTGCCCCTGCTCCTCAGCAGGAGGCCGAAGTTCAGAGGGTGA
- a CDS encoding MATE family efflux transporter: protein MEDLRKRLWALAWPAVTGNISQTLLNLVDMLMVGHVSALAVASVGLGGQVSWFMMPIMMAVSIGTLALVARFVGAKDVERAELVLEQSLYLAVLLGIPVLLFGWFFGDDVLRVMGAKGELLSLAYSYLKVVFLFYPVRFVAFSFNSALRGAGDTKTPMKLGILMNIINAIMDYLLIYGKLGFPKLGPVGAAWASGIGITVSFITGAYLLLSGRLVLILRPRWRLEFEMAKRILRIGIPALVERSLFSFYNFLYMSIVTRFGDVALAAHQIGLRVESIAYMPAFGFNVASSALVGQSLGEGNPKKAERTVYEALKMVTVFMSVMAFILIAFPRYLVMPFLSSSDPNYSEVLRLASIYLIIVGISEIPLGWVFVLSGSLRGAGDTKSPMYVTAVSKLFFRIIPAYLLGFGITLGPLHIAGMGVIAAWLAMSLETFTSAAMFWWIFKRGRWKSMKV, encoded by the coding sequence ATGGAAGACCTGAGGAAGAGACTGTGGGCCCTCGCATGGCCAGCCGTTACTGGCAACATCTCTCAGACCCTTCTGAACTTAGTTGACATGCTTATGGTGGGGCATGTTAGCGCCCTCGCCGTTGCTTCGGTGGGCCTTGGAGGCCAGGTAAGCTGGTTCATGATGCCCATCATGATGGCAGTATCTATCGGGACGCTCGCCCTGGTGGCCAGGTTCGTCGGCGCAAAGGACGTTGAGAGAGCTGAGCTCGTTCTGGAGCAGAGCCTCTACCTGGCGGTCCTCCTTGGAATCCCTGTCCTCCTCTTCGGCTGGTTCTTCGGCGATGATGTTCTTAGAGTAATGGGTGCAAAGGGAGAACTCCTCTCACTAGCTTACTCCTACCTCAAGGTCGTGTTCCTCTTTTACCCCGTCCGCTTCGTGGCGTTCTCCTTTAACTCTGCCCTTAGAGGGGCAGGAGACACCAAGACCCCGATGAAACTTGGAATTCTAATGAACATAATAAACGCCATCATGGATTATCTCCTCATTTATGGAAAGCTCGGCTTTCCAAAACTCGGTCCCGTCGGTGCGGCATGGGCATCGGGGATAGGGATAACCGTATCCTTCATCACGGGTGCGTATCTCCTCCTGAGTGGCAGGCTCGTGCTAATCCTGCGCCCCCGCTGGCGCCTTGAGTTTGAAATGGCAAAGAGGATACTGAGGATAGGAATTCCCGCGCTGGTTGAGAGGAGCCTCTTCAGTTTCTACAACTTCCTCTACATGAGCATAGTCACACGCTTCGGCGACGTTGCCCTCGCCGCCCACCAGATTGGCCTCAGGGTCGAGAGCATAGCTTACATGCCGGCTTTCGGCTTCAACGTGGCCTCTTCTGCACTTGTAGGGCAGAGCCTCGGTGAAGGAAACCCTAAGAAAGCCGAAAGGACCGTGTACGAGGCCCTCAAGATGGTCACGGTGTTCATGTCAGTTATGGCGTTCATCCTAATAGCGTTTCCAAGGTACTTGGTGATGCCGTTCCTGAGTTCCAGCGACCCCAACTACTCGGAAGTTCTCAGGCTCGCGAGCATCTATCTGATAATAGTTGGAATAAGTGAAATCCCCCTCGGATGGGTGTTCGTTCTCAGCGGCTCACTGAGAGGAGCTGGGGACACGAAGAGCCCGATGTACGTAACGGCCGTCAGTAAGCTCTTCTTCCGCATCATCCCAGCGTACCTCCTGGGGTTCGGCATCACTCTTGGACCGCTGCACATCGCCGGGATGGGAGTGATAGCGGCGTGGCTTGCCATGTCACTGGAGACGTTCACAAGCGCCGCCATGTTCTGGTGGATATTCAAGAGGGGAAGATGGAAAAGCATGAAGGTATAG
- a CDS encoding translation initiation factor IF-5A, with product MGDKTKVQVSKLKPGRYIIIDGEPCRIGNITVSSPGKHGSAKARIEAVGIFDKKVRSMVKPTSAEVEVPIIDKRVGQIIALTPDTVQLMDMETYETFDVPIESGVEDDIKGQLTEGITVEYWETLGRVKIMKLRGE from the coding sequence ATGGGAGACAAGACAAAGGTTCAGGTCAGCAAGCTCAAACCCGGAAGGTACATTATTATCGACGGAGAGCCCTGCAGGATTGGAAACATAACCGTTTCCTCGCCCGGAAAGCACGGTTCGGCCAAGGCGAGGATAGAGGCCGTCGGAATCTTCGACAAGAAGGTCAGGAGCATGGTCAAACCGACCAGCGCCGAGGTTGAGGTTCCGATTATAGACAAGCGCGTCGGCCAGATCATAGCCCTGACTCCTGACACCGTCCAGCTCATGGACATGGAGACCTACGAGACCTTCGACGTCCCGATAGAGAGCGGCGTCGAGGACGATATCAAGGGCCAGCTCACAGAGGGCATAACCGTCGAGTACTGGGAGACCCTCGGCAGGGTCAAGATTATGAAGCTCAGGGGCGAGTGA
- a CDS encoding sodium-dependent transporter, translating into MRKMSILMALLITGYILGIWNFLLMPKYYLSFGLKGFLVSLIALGAGLLLIYGELEATKRSRYLIHEFFVKVSRSPAVTLLLLMFLLVSGGITLYYSSKALLPVFNISSSALLPIIWAVILFILIILVVLKGRSVEFIGALAVLFILFAIVATLAMRSEVYGFVKSQTALHYLNVHRSAIFSFHHGLTARGVVFMLVATLVSLGLGTGVYYVIGSFSPDDLDMKKLLTVVVILQIFLSFAAALTTAYSIGAAYQSYENSQAQFQKVNQELHKLFLSNINPNSEEFKSKFRELNQTLTRINQTLTDFHKVEAYASSSTGNPIKAIETFYLIPKILRESNLTGATTIIFLLMSSLFLAGFTSLVVLVEIGAQISSEVLQMKRGSSVTFVSLAIAVIGSIMMVSGIRTMLLTVPLSVGALVIAIEGLPLLRGVSPVNKSAVSIGVLLALLVGILGLVYTFKLGGIYIELGILLSLLMFTPLLFNGYLMGSARRGR; encoded by the coding sequence ATGAGAAAGATGTCAATCCTCATGGCCCTGCTAATAACGGGCTATATCCTCGGTATCTGGAACTTCCTTTTGATGCCGAAGTATTACCTCAGTTTCGGTCTTAAGGGGTTTCTAGTGTCGCTGATAGCCCTGGGGGCTGGTTTGCTCCTGATATACGGGGAGCTTGAAGCTACCAAAAGGAGCAGGTATCTTATCCACGAGTTTTTCGTTAAGGTCTCCCGAAGCCCTGCGGTGACGCTGCTTCTCCTCATGTTCCTACTCGTGAGCGGGGGGATAACCCTCTACTACTCCTCCAAGGCCCTTCTGCCGGTTTTCAACATTTCCAGCAGCGCACTCCTGCCGATAATCTGGGCAGTCATACTCTTCATCCTTATAATACTGGTTGTTCTAAAAGGAAGGAGCGTTGAGTTCATAGGGGCGCTTGCCGTCCTGTTCATACTGTTCGCCATCGTGGCAACACTGGCCATGCGCTCCGAAGTCTACGGATTCGTCAAGAGCCAAACGGCACTCCACTACCTTAATGTCCATAGGAGCGCAATCTTCTCGTTCCATCACGGCTTGACGGCCCGCGGCGTTGTTTTCATGCTGGTGGCAACTCTCGTAAGTCTCGGTCTTGGGACCGGCGTCTACTATGTCATCGGCAGCTTCTCACCGGACGACCTCGATATGAAAAAGCTCCTCACCGTCGTCGTTATCCTGCAGATATTCCTCAGCTTCGCCGCTGCCCTTACTACCGCGTACTCCATAGGGGCCGCGTACCAGAGTTATGAGAACAGTCAGGCACAGTTCCAAAAGGTCAATCAGGAGCTTCACAAGCTGTTCCTCTCTAATATAAACCCCAACTCGGAGGAGTTCAAATCCAAGTTTAGGGAGCTGAACCAGACCCTCACCAGAATTAACCAGACCCTCACGGATTTCCACAAGGTAGAGGCCTACGCCAGTTCAAGCACAGGAAACCCAATAAAAGCCATTGAAACATTCTATCTAATCCCCAAGATACTCAGGGAGAGCAATCTAACGGGAGCTACCACGATCATCTTCCTCCTCATGAGTTCCCTCTTCCTGGCCGGTTTCACGAGCCTAGTCGTCCTCGTTGAGATAGGGGCGCAGATATCGAGCGAAGTCCTTCAGATGAAGCGCGGAAGCAGCGTGACCTTCGTGAGCCTGGCGATAGCGGTGATAGGCTCAATAATGATGGTCAGTGGGATAAGGACGATGCTCCTCACCGTCCCCCTCTCGGTAGGGGCCCTCGTAATCGCCATAGAGGGGCTTCCCCTCCTGCGCGGAGTCTCACCGGTCAACAAGAGCGCGGTCTCCATCGGAGTTCTCTTGGCGCTCCTGGTGGGCATACTGGGCCTCGTGTACACGTTCAAACTTGGGGGAATTTACATCGAGCTCGGAATACTCCTGAGTCTGCTGATGTTCACCCCACTGCTCTTCAACGGATACTTGATGGGGAGCGCCAGGCGGGGCAGATGA
- a CDS encoding metallophosphoesterase: MRIIGVTDIHGNIKMSHKLSEALPALSPDLLLVAGDITNFGGARTAERVLEPLLNVGTSLIAVFGNCDGKDVPSLLEELGASAHDKRVEVSGLGIVGLGGSNTTPFNTIWELSEEDIGSILERNYHPGDLILSHAPPYGTKADRIHSGIHVGSRALRKFIEEKQPPLVLTGHIHEARSVDTIGETLVVNPGPLFRGYYAIIEVENGRVRAKLEKL; encoded by the coding sequence ATGAGGATCATCGGAGTCACGGACATCCACGGAAACATCAAGATGAGCCATAAGCTGTCGGAAGCTCTTCCAGCTCTCTCGCCGGACCTTCTGCTGGTGGCGGGCGATATAACTAACTTTGGAGGTGCCCGGACTGCGGAAAGGGTTCTTGAGCCTCTTCTCAACGTGGGGACATCCCTTATAGCGGTTTTTGGCAACTGCGATGGAAAAGACGTACCAAGTCTCCTGGAAGAACTTGGGGCAAGCGCCCACGATAAACGGGTTGAGGTGAGCGGTCTTGGGATAGTCGGCCTCGGCGGCTCCAATACAACGCCATTCAACACGATATGGGAGCTGAGCGAGGAGGATATAGGCTCGATTCTGGAGAGAAACTATCATCCCGGAGACCTCATCCTGAGCCATGCCCCACCCTACGGCACCAAAGCAGACAGGATCCACTCCGGCATCCACGTTGGAAGCAGGGCCCTCAGAAAGTTCATCGAGGAAAAGCAGCCACCGCTGGTTCTCACGGGCCACATCCACGAGGCGAGATCCGTTGATACGATCGGAGAAACGCTCGTTGTGAATCCTGGACCGCTGTTCAGGGGCTACTACGCAATAATAGAAGTTGAAAACGGTAGAGTAAGGGCAAAACTGGAGAAACTATAA
- the fba gene encoding class I fructose-bisphosphate aldolase: MDAYQSVGVRRRLRRFFRRDGRALIFAMDHGFEHGPTDFEPVWEHVNPRVIVRRVMRAGIDGVMMLPGIVRMAGDEVKPDRGLMIKLTSKTSLRPKDDQLLQSQLGYVEDAIKLGADAIAATVYWGSPQEDVMMRQFAEIASYAHDLGFPVVQFAYPRGPYINEKYGSKEDYRVVMYGARAAAETGADMIKTYWTGSGETFAKVVDAAAGVPVLLSGGAKTENPLDFLKVVYEVVEAGGSGAVVGRNIFQRENPEPMIKALLRVVHRNEEPEEAAKAEGLI; the protein is encoded by the coding sequence ATGGATGCATACCAGAGCGTTGGTGTTAGAAGGAGGCTTAGGAGGTTCTTCCGCAGGGACGGGAGAGCTTTGATATTCGCGATGGATCACGGCTTCGAGCACGGGCCGACCGATTTCGAGCCCGTCTGGGAGCACGTAAACCCACGGGTTATTGTAAGGAGGGTCATGAGGGCAGGAATAGACGGCGTCATGATGCTCCCCGGCATCGTCAGGATGGCCGGCGACGAGGTCAAGCCCGACAGAGGGCTGATGATAAAGCTCACGAGCAAGACCAGCTTAAGGCCGAAAGACGACCAGCTCCTCCAGAGCCAGCTTGGCTACGTTGAGGACGCTATAAAGCTCGGCGCCGATGCGATTGCAGCGACAGTCTACTGGGGTTCACCGCAGGAAGACGTTATGATGCGCCAGTTCGCAGAAATAGCGAGCTACGCCCATGACCTCGGCTTTCCGGTCGTCCAGTTCGCCTATCCACGCGGACCGTACATCAACGAGAAGTACGGCAGCAAAGAGGACTACAGGGTTGTTATGTACGGTGCCAGGGCAGCGGCTGAGACAGGTGCAGACATGATAAAGACCTACTGGACCGGCTCAGGGGAAACCTTCGCCAAGGTCGTCGATGCCGCCGCAGGTGTCCCGGTGCTCCTCAGCGGCGGAGCCAAGACGGAGAACCCCCTTGACTTCCTCAAGGTGGTCTACGAGGTCGTTGAAGCCGGTGGTTCAGGTGCCGTCGTCGGCAGGAACATCTTCCAGCGCGAAAACCCTGAGCCGATGATAAAGGCCCTTCTCAGGGTTGTCCACCGCAACGAAGAACCTGAAGAGGCGGCAAAGGCAGAGGGGCTGATCTGA
- a CDS encoding WD40 repeat domain-containing protein gives MEEVKRILPILVLLMVILLTPYTAAEPSWSWTYSDACMVFSLAINDEGYTAAGFGYDVLLLSPNGSRVYKVPSRGFSYSIAISEDNYVVAGTKGFFVQLFSPEGKPIFEYKTGDQVWAVDISPDGKTFVAGSNDSWIYLFKRGTGLIWKRNTRAPIWGTILNNGTIYSGNDAGIVGAYDINGKSLWNQRLGGRVWRNFALREPPRGPLLRPGCKGPQTALLR, from the coding sequence GTGGAAGAAGTGAAGAGGATACTCCCCATTTTAGTCCTTTTGATGGTGATTCTGCTCACCCCTTACACAGCGGCGGAGCCATCCTGGAGCTGGACGTACAGCGACGCGTGCATGGTCTTCTCCCTTGCGATAAACGATGAAGGTTACACCGCGGCCGGATTCGGCTACGATGTTCTCCTTCTCTCCCCCAATGGGAGCAGGGTCTACAAGGTTCCCAGCAGGGGCTTCTCATACTCCATCGCGATAAGTGAGGACAACTACGTGGTGGCCGGAACCAAGGGCTTCTTCGTGCAGCTCTTCTCCCCCGAGGGAAAACCCATCTTCGAATACAAGACGGGAGACCAAGTCTGGGCAGTTGACATAAGCCCCGATGGGAAGACTTTTGTGGCCGGCAGCAACGACAGCTGGATCTACCTCTTCAAGCGGGGAACTGGTCTGATCTGGAAGAGGAACACCAGGGCCCCGATATGGGGCACGATCCTTAACAACGGAACCATCTACTCTGGAAACGATGCGGGTATTGTTGGTGCTTATGATATTAATGGAAAGAGCCTCTGGAACCAGCGCCTCGGTGGAAGGGTCTGGAGGAATTTCGCTCTCAGGGAACCGCCTCGCGGCCCTCTTCTTCGTCCTGGGTGTAAGGGCCCTCAAACGGCTTTATTGAGGTGA
- a CDS encoding biotin--[acetyl-CoA-carboxylase] ligase yields the protein MNDVKVIGKKIIRLEEVDSTNRYAKDIAPEAPEGTVVVARRQSSGRGRLGRRWESPEGGLWLSVILKPEKPDLRLVFIGGLAVVDTLLDFGLQGGIKWPNDVWVNGKKISGVLTEGKGNDYVLLGIGLNVNNPLPPELSGSATSMMLEIGRAVTLERVLDKLLFHLDVWYTIYRERPDLLMARLRERTFILGRTVRVTEGETTMIGRALDVLDDGSLLLEVGGELKRILYGDVSLRPV from the coding sequence ATGAACGATGTCAAGGTTATAGGGAAGAAGATAATTCGGCTTGAAGAGGTAGACTCGACCAACCGGTACGCAAAGGATATAGCACCCGAAGCCCCGGAGGGGACCGTTGTAGTTGCCAGGCGGCAGAGTTCAGGACGTGGAAGGCTCGGAAGGCGCTGGGAGTCCCCTGAGGGAGGTCTGTGGCTGAGCGTTATCCTGAAGCCTGAAAAACCTGATCTGCGGCTGGTCTTCATCGGCGGACTTGCCGTGGTGGATACGCTGTTGGATTTTGGCCTCCAGGGGGGTATAAAGTGGCCCAACGACGTCTGGGTCAACGGGAAGAAAATATCGGGCGTTCTAACGGAGGGAAAAGGGAACGACTACGTCCTCCTGGGAATAGGTCTGAACGTCAACAACCCCCTCCCTCCGGAGCTCAGCGGAAGCGCCACCTCGATGATGCTGGAGATTGGAAGGGCCGTCACCCTTGAGCGCGTCCTGGATAAGCTCCTGTTCCACCTCGACGTCTGGTATACGATTTACAGGGAGCGTCCAGACCTTCTCATGGCCCGCCTCAGGGAGAGGACTTTCATCCTCGGAAGAACCGTTAGGGTCACGGAGGGAGAAACAACAATGATTGGAAGGGCCCTCGACGTCCTGGACGACGGGTCGCTCCTCCTTGAGGTCGGTGGCGAGCTGAAGCGCATCCTCTACGGGGACGTTTCCCTCCGGCCGGTTTGA
- a CDS encoding adenylate kinase: MNMLIFGPPGSGKSTHSRTIVERYGLKYISSGDIIRAEIEKGSSLGIEMDSYLKRGDLIPDTIVNTLIISKLRRQRENFILDGYPRTPGQVITIENYLFDHGIRLDLALEIFIDEETSVERISGRRICPNCGAIYHIKYNPPKVPGICDVCGSKLIQRTDDREEVVRKRYHIYTRNMEPIIKFYRAKGIYVRVDGDGLIPEVWKRIQPLLDYIHAREKKRKEHE; this comes from the coding sequence GTGAACATGCTGATATTCGGACCCCCCGGTTCCGGGAAGAGCACCCACTCCAGAACCATAGTGGAGCGCTACGGCCTTAAGTACATCTCTTCTGGGGACATAATCCGGGCCGAGATTGAAAAAGGTAGCTCCCTTGGCATCGAGATGGACTCATACCTGAAGAGGGGAGACCTGATCCCCGATACCATAGTCAACACCCTCATAATCTCGAAGCTCCGGCGCCAGAGGGAGAACTTCATCCTGGACGGCTACCCCAGAACTCCAGGGCAGGTGATAACCATTGAGAACTACCTCTTCGACCACGGCATCAGGCTCGACCTCGCCCTTGAGATTTTCATCGACGAAGAGACCAGCGTTGAGAGGATATCAGGCAGGAGGATATGCCCGAACTGTGGCGCGATTTATCATATTAAGTACAATCCTCCAAAGGTTCCGGGAATCTGCGACGTCTGCGGCTCAAAGCTCATTCAGAGGACCGACGACAGGGAGGAAGTCGTCAGGAAGCGTTATCACATCTATACCAGAAACATGGAGCCCATAATAAAGTTCTACCGCGCCAAGGGCATCTACGTCAGGGTTGACGGGGATGGGCTCATCCCGGAGGTCTGGAAGAGGATCCAGCCCCTCCTTGACTACATCCACGCCCGCGAGAAGAAGAGGAAGGAGCACGAGTGA
- a CDS encoding MTH1187 family thiamine-binding protein has protein sequence MAVAELCLFPLGTESPSVGKYLKPVVEVIKGSGLRYQVCPMGTVVEGSVEEILDLVRLCHEAILQAGAKRVVISLKIDDRVDKPLTIEGKVRV, from the coding sequence ATGGCCGTTGCCGAACTCTGCCTCTTTCCCCTAGGGACGGAGAGCCCGAGCGTCGGGAAGTACCTTAAGCCCGTGGTAGAGGTGATAAAGGGGAGCGGCCTCAGATATCAGGTCTGCCCGATGGGCACCGTTGTTGAGGGTTCCGTGGAGGAGATACTCGACCTCGTCCGGCTCTGCCACGAGGCTATCCTCCAGGCGGGGGCCAAAAGGGTCGTCATAAGCCTTAAGATAGACGACAGGGTGGACAAACCCCTGACGATCGAGGGAAAGGTGAGGGTCTGA